A stretch of the Pseudomonadota bacterium genome encodes the following:
- a CDS encoding phage tail tip lysozyme, which translates to MEKAYAIIVVLVIGGLFYQKIEQPQPIVIQEPIAVAQEVKIEKWAVETSPHSAVSVERINEVVGILQENGLTKQGTAYLTGNFIAESHLIPCGNYGDGGLALGLGQWHPNRRYDMPCDLKEQIEWALNVEMPRDAGSHRNLAEVLKDATASPYELLANIEGYERYGIEGNRKMYGEQILNQL; encoded by the coding sequence ATGGAAAAAGCATACGCAATTATTGTGGTGCTTGTAATCGGTGGGCTGTTCTATCAAAAAATAGAACAGCCTCAGCCGATAGTGATTCAAGAACCGATTGCTGTAGCACAAGAAGTGAAGATTGAAAAATGGGCGGTTGAAACCTCACCGCATTCAGCCGTAAGTGTTGAGAGAATCAATGAAGTTGTGGGAATCTTACAAGAAAATGGGCTTACAAAACAAGGCACGGCTTACCTTACAGGGAATTTCATTGCCGAAAGCCACTTAATACCTTGTGGGAATTACGGAGATGGTGGATTAGCTCTAGGATTGGGACAATGGCATCCAAATAGAAGATATGATATGCCTTGCGACTTAAAAGAACAAATTGAGTGGGCTTTGAATGTTGAGATGCCGAGAGATGCAGGAAGCCATAGAAACCTAGCCGAAGTGTTAAAAGACGCAACAGCGAGTCCTTATGAGCTTCTAGCTAACATTGAAGGGTATGAACGGTATGGAATAGAGGGAAACCGAAAAATGTACGGAGAACAAATACTTAACCAATTATAA